The Candidatus Effluviviaceae Genus V sp. sequence CCGGATGAGAGCATGGCTGGGATGCGGAGGAAGTCGTCCTCGAAGGACGTCGAGAACGCGACGACGTCGAACGACGAGAGCGGGAGCCCCGACTCGTGCGTCGTGCCGCTGCCGCGCTTGTCCCAGAAGGCCCGCTCGACGCGAACGTCCGGCAAAGCCCGCGCCGCCCTGAGGGCGGCGTGGAACCCGAGATTGCTCATGCCGAGCGGATAGGTGGCCGGATAGACGAGGGCGATGGAGAAGCTCTCCGCACCGGAGGGAACGTGGTCGTCCAGCGGGAGCTCCCTGGGGCTCCCGCGCGCGGTACTCCGTGCGGAACGTCGGCCGCGGCGTCTCACGCGTGGAGCTTCCTGAGCTCTCTGTGGGACGGCGTCCAGTCGGCCAGCTGTGCCCGGGCGATCGGGTTTCTGGGATCGAGCTCGAGCACCTTGCGGAACTGCTCGTCGGCCTCGTTCTTGCGGTCGACACGGCGGTACGTCAGCCCGAGCGTCAGTCGCGCCTCGACGTAGTTCGCATTGATCTCGACGGCGCGCTCGAGCTCGCCGATGGCCTCGTTATAGCGCTCGCCTGCGATGTAGCGGTCGGCGAGCTCCCGGTGCAGGTCGGCGTACCCGGGCCTCAGGGCCAGAGCGCGCTCCAGATGCTCGATCGCCTCGTCCTCGCTGCCGAGCATCGCCTTGACGCGGCCGAGATGCGCGTGCGCCTCCGCGTAGTCGGGGTTGATCTCGACGGCCCGCTCGAGCTCATTCCTCGCCTCCTCGAACTCGGAGCGCGCCATGTGAGCGACGCCGAGACCGCAGTGCAGGTCGGCGTAGCCCGGGTTGTGCGTCAGCGCGTTCCGGTAGCGCTCGATGGCCTCGTCGTAGTCGCCGCTCTGGAGCATGATGTCGGCCGGCTCGCCGGGCAGGTCCTTCCAGAACCTGGGGTCCTCGAACGCGACCTTGAAGGCCTCGACCGCCTCGTCCGTACGGCCGCTCGAGAGGTGCGCCATACCGAGATAGTAGTGGGCCAGACAGTACGTCGGGTTCGCATCGACGACCTGCAGCAGCTCGTCCCGGCACTCGTCGAACATGCCGCGTTTGAAGTACGCGATGCCGAGGTAGCACCGCACATCCCAGTAGTCCTCTCTCAGACCAGCGGCGCGCTTGAGGGTCTCGGTCGCGTCCCGGTACT is a genomic window containing:
- a CDS encoding tetratricopeptide repeat protein, giving the protein VPDTPKLEEVAEQYLKPPFEELRQATMAKEEFRKIVNDAVTAYNAGRIDEAIEGFRQAVERKPQYPDIRCRLAIALGELERYDEAIDELNDALTINPNYVDALFFRGVFSLKLGKYRDATETLKRAAGLREDYWDVRCYLGIAYFKRGMFDECRDELLQVVDANPTYCLAHYYLGMAHLSSGRTDEAVEAFKVAFEDPRFWKDLPGEPADIMLQSGDYDEAIERYRNALTHNPGYADLHCGLGVAHMARSEFEEARNELERAVEINPDYAEAHAHLGRVKAMLGSEDEAIEHLERALALRPGYADLHRELADRYIAGERYNEAIGELERAVEINANYVEARLTLGLTYRRVDRKNEADEQFRKVLELDPRNPIARAQLADWTPSHRELRKLHA